The following is a genomic window from Oncorhynchus keta strain PuntledgeMale-10-30-2019 unplaced genomic scaffold, Oket_V2 Un_contig_1553_pilon_pilon, whole genome shotgun sequence.
ttacctaggagacagagacaggccctccgtctctcctggttacctaggagacagagacaggccctccgtctctcctggttacctaggagacagagacaggccctccgtctctcctggttacctaggagacagagacaggccctccgtctctcctggttacctaggagacagagacaggccctccgtctctcctggttacctaggagacagagacaggccctcagtctctcctggttacctaggagacagagacaggccctccgtctctcctggttacctaggagacagagacaggccctccgtctctcctggttacctaggagacagagacaggccctcaGTCTCTCCTGGTTACCAGAGACAGGCCCTCAGTCTCTCCTggttacctaggagacagagacaggccctcagtctctcctggttacctaggagacagagacaggccctcagtctctcctggttacctagagacagttacctaggagacaggccctcagtctctcctggttacctaggagacagagacgggccctcagtctctcctggttacctaggagacagagacaggccctcagtctctcctggttaccgaggagacagagacaggccctccGTCTCTCCTGATTACCTAGGAGACCAGAGACGGGCCCTCAGTCTCTCCTGAttacctaggagacagagacaggcccccAGTCTCTCCTGATTACCTAGGAGACAGAGATGGGCCCTCCCATCTCCAACCCAGAGTGAATCTACCGCAGATCTGTCTCCTCCGGTGTTGTTTTGAGGAGGTGAGTAGAGAGGACTTGAAGGCTCTCAGGAGATTCGGCCCCAGTCAGTGTTTCAGATCAGATCTTGTATAGGAGACTGGTGGTGTAGTTAAAGGTGAAGCTGGGTGGAGCTCTGCTCCTAGTAGCAGACTGATGGACGGTAGGGTCGAGGTACTGCTCTGGGGTTATAGCGCCCCCAGTGGTAGGGTCTAGGTACTGCTCTGGGGTTATAGCGCCCCCAGTGGTAGGGTCGAGGTACTGCGCTGGGGTTATAGCGCCCCCAGTGGAAGGGTCTATGTACTGCGCTGGCGTTATAGCGCCCCCAGTGGTAGGGTCTAGGCCCGTCTCTGGGGTTATAGCGCCCCCAGTGGTAGGGTCTAGGCCCGTCTCTGGGGTTATAGCGCCCCCAGTGGTAGAGTCTATGCCAGTCTCTGGGGTTATAGCGCACCCAGTGGTAGAGTCTAGGCCCGTCTCTGGGGTTATAGCGCCCCCAGTGGTAGGGTCTAGGCCCGTCTCTGGGGTTATAGCGCCCCCAGTGGTAGGGTCTAGGCCCGTCTCTGGGGTTATAGCGCCCCCAGTGGTAGGGTCTAGGCCCGTCTCTGGGGTTATAGCGCCCCCAGTGGTAGGGTCTAGGCCCGTCTCTGGGGTTATAGCGCCCCCAGTGGTAGGGTCTAGGCCCGTCTCTGAGGTTATAGTGCCCCCAGTGGTAGGGTCTAGGCCCGTCTCTGAGGTTATAGCGCCCCCAGTGGTAGGCTCTATGCCCGTCTCTGGGGTTATAGCGCCCCCAGTGGTAGGGTCTAGGTACTGCCCTGTATTCACTCTGCCTCCAGTATTAGACTCAGGGTCTTGTTGGTCTACAGCACCCCCTGTGGTAGGGTCTAGGTACTGCTCTGAGTTTATAGTGCCCCCAGTGGTAGGGTCTAGTATGTTGTTAGCTTCCAGGTCCTGCTGTGTGGTTCCAGGCGTGTTCTCCTTCTCCAGGTGGGGTTGTGTAGTAACAGCTCCTCCGGAGGTACTGTCCAGGTAGTGCTGTGTGATCAGCTGACTCAGGTACATCAGGATGGAACAGTCGTCTTCCCCAAGCCTGAGCTGATCCCTCAGGAagcctctcgtcctctcctccacttcctgtctctcctccaggtggcTGATGGGAAGGTGGAGGTGATGCGTAAAGCTAAGGAGGAAGGCCCGGGAAGCCAGTCCACTGAGCACGTTCTGGAGATGAAGGAAGTAGGTTGAACCTCGACGCAGACGGGTTCGGTGGTCCGCCACGTTGGCCAGGAGGGTTCCGCGGTAGCCGGGGCAACGGAGGGTCTTCCGGTCGGCGTCCAGGACGGAGATGTAACGGCTGtagcgagacagagagcagagcatGCTGGTCCCCACCGGAGACGCCAtcctgggagggaaagagggaggagaactTCAGTCTGAGTGAGATGCAAAGCGCCTCGTGAAAGTCTAGACAGATTTTATATTGATCAATGGGGGAAAACCCAAATAAATGCACTTTTTATACTTTAATTTAAGGCTGCAAAATGAGAACTATGCTCATTAGGCTGTCTGTATGAGTAGGAgctaggaggcatgtctactgtatatagggtaggaggaggcatgtctactgtatatagggtaggaggaggcatgtctactgtatatagggtaggaggcatgtctactgtatatagggtaggaggcatgtctactgtatatagggtaggaggaggcatgtctactgtatatagggtaggaggcatgtctactgtatttagggtaggaggcatgtctactgtatatagggtaggaggcatgtctactgtatatagggtaggaggcatgtctactgtatatagggtaggaggaggcatgtctactgtatatagggtaggaggcatgtctactgtatatagggtaggaggcatgtctactgtatatagggtaggaggcatgtctactgtatatagggtaggaggcatgtctactgtatatagggtaggaggcatgtctactgtatatagggtaggaggcatgtctactgtatatagggtaggaggcatgtctactgtatatagggtaggaggaggcatgtctactgtatatagggtaggaggaggcatgtctactgtatatagggtaggaggaggcatgtctactgtatatagggtaggaggaggcatgtctactgtatatagggtaggaggaggcatgtctactgtatatagggtaggaggaggcatgtctactgtatatagggtaggaggaggcatgtctactgtatatagggtaggaggcatgtctactgtatatagggtaggaggaggcatgtctactgtatatagggtaggaggaggcatgtctactgtatatagggtaggaggaggcatgtctactgtatatagggtaggaggaggcatgtctactgtatatagggtaggaggaggcatgtctactgtatatagggtaggaggaggcatgtctactgtatatagggtaggaggaggcatgtctactgtatatagggtaggaggaggcatgtctactgtatatagggtaggaggaggcatgtctactgtatatagggtaggaggcatgtctactgtatatagggtaggaggaggcatgtctactgtatatagggtaggaggcatgtctactgtatatagagtaggaggcatgtctactgtatatagggtaggagaggcatgtctactgtatatagggtaggaggaggcatgtctactgtatatatagggtaggaggaggcatgtctactgtatatagggtaggaggaggcatgtctactgtatatagggtaggaggcatgtctactgtatatagggtaggaggaggcatgtctactgtatatagggtaggaggaggaggcatgtctactgtatatagggtaggaggaggcatgtctactgtatatagggtaggaggaggcatgtctactgtatatagggtaggaggcatgtctactgtatatagggtaggaggcatgtctactgtatatagggtaggaggaggcatgtctactgtatatagggtaggaggaggcatgtctactgtatatagggtaggaggcatgtctactgtatatagggtaggaggaggcatgtctactgtatatagggtaggaggcatgtctactgtatatagggtaggaggaggcatgtctactgtatatagggtaggaggcatgtctactgtatatagggtaggaggcatgtctactgtatatagggtaggaggaggaggcatgtctactgtatatagggtaggaggcatgtctactgtatatagggtaggaggcatgtctactgtatatagggtaggaggaggcatgtctactgtatatagggtaggaggaggcatgtctactgtatatagggtaggaggcatgtctactgtatatagggtaggaggaggcatgtctactgtatatagggtaggagacatgtctactgtatatagggtaggaggcatgtctactgtatatagggtaggaggaggcatgtctactgtatatagggtaggaggcatgtctactgtatatagggtaggaggaggcatgtctactgtatatagggtaggaggcatgtctactgtatatagggtaggaggcatgtctactgtatatagggtaggaggcatgtctactgtatatagggtaggaggcatgtctactgtatatagggtaggaggaggcatgtctactgtatatagggtaggaggcatgtctactgtatatagggtaggaggcatgtctactgtatatagggtaggaggaggcatgtctactgtatatagggtaggaggaggcatgtctactgtatatagggtaggaggaggcatgtctactgtatatagggtaggaggcatgtctactgtatatagggtaggaggaggcatgtctactgtatataggagtAGGAAGCATGTCTACtatatatagggtaggaggaggcatgtctactgtatatagggtaggaggcatgtctactatatatagggtaggaggaggcatgtctactgtatatagggtaggaggaggcatgtctactgtatatagggtaggaggcatgtctactgtatatagggtaggaggaggcatgtctactaggaggcatgtctactgtatatagggtaggaggaggcatgtctactgtatatagggtaggaggcatgtctactgtatatatataggcatgtaggaggaggcatgtctactgtatatagggtaggaggaggcatgtctactgtatatagggtaggaggcatgtctactgtatatagggtaggaggcatgtctactgtatatagggtaggataggcatgtctactgtatatagggtaggaggcatgtctactatatatagggtgaggaggaggcatgtctactgtatatagggtaggaggaggcatgtctactgtatatagggtaggaggaggcatgtctactgtatatagggtaggaggcatgtctactgtatatagggtaggaaaatgtttactgtatatagggtaggaggcatgtctactgtatatagggtaggaggaggcatgtctactgtatatagggtaggaggaggcatgtctactgtatatagggtaggaggcatgtctactgtatatagggtaggagtcggcggcatgtctactgtatatagggtaggagtcatgtctactgtatatagggtaggaggaggcatgtctactgtatatagggtaggaggaggcatgtctactgtatatagggtagaaggcatgtctactgtatatagggtaggaggcatgtctactgtatatagggtaggagaatgtctactgtatatagggtaggaggcatgtctactgtatatagggtaggaggcatgtctactgtatatagggtaggaggaagaggcatgtctactgtatatagggtaggaggaggaggcatgtctactgtatatagggtaggaggaggaggcatgtctactgtatatagggtaggaggcatgtctactgtatatagggtaggaggaggcatgtctactgtatatagggtaggagtcatgtctactgtatatagggtaggaggcatgtctactgtatatagggtaggaggcatgtctactgtatatagggtaggaggcatgtctactgtatatagggtaggaggaggaggcatgtctactgtatatagggtaggaggaggaggcatgtctactgtatatagggtaggaggaggaggcatgtctactgtatataggaggaggcatgtctactgaggaggcatgtctactgtatatagggtaggaggaggcatgtctactgtatatagggtaggaggaggcatgtctactgtatatagggtaggaggaggcatgtctactgtatatagggtaggaggcatgtctactgtatatagggtaggaggaggcatgtctactgtatatagggtaggaggaggcatgtctactgtatatagggtaggatagcatgtctactgtatatagggtaggaggcatgtctactgtatatagggtaggaggcatgtctactgtatatagggtaggaggaggcatgtctactgtatatagggtaggaggagacatgtctactgtatatagggtaggaggcatgtctactgtatatagggtaggaggaggcatgtctactgtatataggagtaggaggcatgtctactgtatatagggtaggaggaggcatgtctactgtatatagggtaggataggcatgtctactgtatataggttaggaggcatgtctactgtatatagggtaggaggcatgtctactgtatatagggtaggaggaggcatgtctactgtatatagtaggtaggaggaggaggcatgtctactgtatatagggtaggggaggcatgtctactgtatatatatgtctactgtatatagggtaggaggcatgtctactgtatatagggtaggaggaggcatgtctatgtctactgtatatagggtaggaggaggaggcatgtctactgtatatagggtaggaggcatgtctactgtatatagggtaggaggcatgtctactgtatatagggtaggaggaggcatgtctactgtatatagggtaggaggcatgtctactgtatatagggtaggaggaggcatgtctactgtatatatggtaggaggcatgtctactgtatatagggtaggaggaggcatgtctactgtatatagggtaggaggaggcatgtctactgtatatagggtaggaggaggaggcatgtctactgtatatagggtaggaggcatgtctactgtatatagggtaggaggaggcatgtctactgtatatagggtaggaggcatgtctactgtatatagggtaggaggcatgtctactgtatatagggtaggaggcatgtctactgtatatagggtaggaggcatgtctactgtatatagggtagggaggcatgtctactgtatatagggtaggaggaggcatgtctactgtatatagggtaggaggcatggaggaggcatgtctactgtatatagggtaggaggcatgtctactgtatatatagggtaggaggcatgtctactgtatatagggtaggaggcatgtctactgtatatagggtaggaggaaggaggcatgtctactgtatatagggtaggaggaggcatgtctactgtatatagggtaggaggcatgtctactgtatatagggtaggaggcatgtctactgtatatagggtaggaggaggcatgtctactgtatatagggtaggaggaggcatgtctactgtatatagggtaggaggaggaggcatgtctactgtatatagggtaggaggaggcatgtctactgtatatagggtaggaggaggcatgtctactgtatatagggtaggaggcatgtctactgtatatagggtaggaggaggcatgtctactgtatatagggtaggaggaggcatgtctactgtatatagggtaggaggcatgtctactgtatatagggtaggaggcatgtctactgtatatagggtaggaggaggcatgtctactgtatatagggtaggaggaggcatgtctactgtatatagggtaggaggcatgtctactgtatatagggtaggaggaggcatgtctactgtatatagggtaggaggaggcatgtctactgtatatagggtaggaggcatgtctaggaggcactgtatatagggtaggaggcatgtctactgtatatagggtaggaggaggcatgtctactgtatatagggtaggaggcatgtctactgtatatagggtaggaggcatgtctactgtatatagggtaggaggaggcatgtctactgtatatagggtaggaggcatgtctactgtatttagggtaggaggcatgtctactgtatttagggtaggaggaggcatgtctactgtatatagggtaggaggaggaggcatgtctactgtatatagggtaggaggcatgtctactgtatatagggtaggaggaggaggcatgtctactgtatatagggtaggaggcatgtctactgtatatagggtaggaggaggcatgtctactgtatatagggtaggaggcatgtctactgtatatagggtaggaggcatgtctactgtatatagggtaggaggaggcatgtctactgtatatagaggcaggatagggaggaggcatgtctactgtatatagggtaggaggaggcatgtctactgtatatagggtaggaggaggcatgtctactgtatatagggtaggaggaggcatgtctactgtatatagggtaggaggaggcatgtctactgtatatagggtaggaggcatgtctactgtatatagggtaggaggcatgtctactgtatatagggtaggaggaggcatgtctactgtatatagggtaggaggcatgtctactgtatatatagggtatataggaggaggcatgtctactgtatatagggtaggaggcatgtctactgtatatagggtagggtaggaggaggcatgtctactgtatatagggtaggaggaggcatgtctactgtatatagggtaggaggcatgtctactgtatatagggtaggaggaggcatgtctactgtatatagggtaggtaggcatgtctactgtatatagggtaggaggaggcatgtctactgtatatagggtaggaggcatgtctactgtatatagggtaggaggcatgtctactgtatatagggtaggaggaggcatgtctactgtatatagggtaggagaggcatgtctactgtatatagggtaggaggaggaggcatgtctactgtatataggagtaggaggcatgtctactgtatatagggtaggaggaggcatgtctactgtatatagggtaggaggaggcatgtctactgtatatagggtaggaggcatgtctactgtatatagggtaggaggcatgtctactgtatatagggtaggaggaggaggcatgtctactgtatatagggtaggaggaggcatgtctactgtatatagggtaggaggcatgtctactgtatatagggtaggaggcatgtctactgtatatagggtaggaggaggcatgtctactgtatatagggt
Proteins encoded in this region:
- the LOC127919015 gene encoding nuclear pore complex protein DDB_G0274915-like gives rise to the protein FVRQYPFALHALWSLLSGRTLVVLGSEEGRVRRLVSALALYVPGPGRCGERVQPWLSCPFSLTDLQRWKLIGLQRMASPVGTSMLCSLSRYSRYISVLDADRKTLRCPGYRGTLLANVADHRTRLRRGSTYFLHLQNVLSGLASRAFLLSFTHHLHLPISHLEERQEVEERTRGFLRDQLRLGEDDCSILMYLSQLITQHYLDSTSGGAVTTQPHLEKENTPGTTQQDLEANNILDPTTGGTINSEQYLDPTTGGAVDQQDPESNTGGRVNTGQYLDPTTGGAITPETGIEPTTGGAITSETGLDPTTGGTITSETGLDPTTGGAITPETGLDPTTGGAITPETGLDPTTGGAITPETGLDPTTGGAITPETGLDPTTGGAITPETGLDSTTGCAITPETGIDSTTGGAITPETGLDPTTGGAITPETGLDPTTGGAITPAQYIDPSTGGAITPAQYLDPTTGGAITPEQYLDPTTGGAITPEQYLDPTVHQSATRSRAPPSFTFNYTTSLLYKI